A window from Bacillota bacterium encodes these proteins:
- a CDS encoding glycosyl hydrolase family 18 protein produces MEPRLRPARSGLPAVLFVLVCLGVAAWGASIVFLPSMQQVPPPDTPRLIIGGETLASSPWLEEAEVFLPVEVVKAHLDPTIRWDEEEGLVVITTGASVVKMATDRLTALVNLEPMDLEIPVLDRDGQLYLPLGLAERYYGITASTHPSGAVVVDLPGQPVQTGVCSLEGFLREAPTMKAPFTSRLPVGSTVRIHGEDSGHYLVLSDEGILGYLDKDSVTLGSIIMPSPPSPPRPEPWRPLGQPINLTWEHVTTRNPDPQDIPDMPGANVMSPTWFALSSPSGHISSKADLAYVQWAHSRGYRVWALVSNGFDPRMTSEFLGDSEARDFFTRQLLAYSALYGLDGINVDFENMYMEDRAQFVQFLRELVPPAHEQGLVVSVDVTVRSNNPNWSLCYDRTAIGQVADYVVLMAYDQYAAGSPSPGPVASIPWTEWAITRTLEEVPPERLILGIPFYTRIWRNEGGKHTSTAYGIGRAHSIMLEKGAGVVLDEETGLHFGQYEEGGSGYVAWLEDAATLRQRVELVNQYRLAGVASWRRGLEPGWAWTVIADVLRGPR; encoded by the coding sequence ATGGAACCCAGGTTGCGTCCAGCCCGCTCCGGGCTGCCAGCTGTGCTTTTTGTCCTGGTGTGCCTTGGAGTGGCCGCCTGGGGCGCGTCCATCGTCTTCCTCCCCAGCATGCAGCAGGTGCCCCCCCCAGACACACCCAGGCTTATCATTGGGGGAGAAACCCTTGCGTCTTCGCCCTGGCTGGAAGAGGCTGAGGTGTTCCTGCCAGTCGAGGTTGTGAAGGCCCACCTTGACCCTACGATAAGGTGGGACGAGGAGGAGGGCCTTGTGGTCATCACCACAGGCGCCAGTGTGGTGAAGATGGCCACAGACCGCCTCACCGCCCTGGTGAACCTGGAGCCCATGGATCTGGAGATCCCGGTGCTTGACCGCGATGGACAACTCTACCTGCCCCTTGGCCTTGCCGAGAGGTACTACGGGATCACAGCCTCTACCCACCCGTCCGGGGCAGTAGTGGTGGACCTTCCCGGCCAGCCTGTGCAAACCGGAGTGTGCTCCCTGGAGGGATTCCTCCGGGAGGCACCCACAATGAAAGCCCCCTTCACATCCAGGCTTCCCGTGGGAAGCACTGTCAGGATCCACGGAGAGGATAGTGGTCACTACCTTGTCCTGTCGGATGAAGGGATCCTGGGTTACCTGGACAAGGACAGTGTGACCCTGGGGTCCATCATCATGCCCTCCCCACCATCTCCCCCCAGGCCCGAACCCTGGCGCCCCCTGGGTCAGCCCATCAACCTGACGTGGGAACACGTGACCACCCGGAACCCAGATCCCCAGGATATCCCGGATATGCCCGGGGCCAACGTGATGTCCCCTACGTGGTTTGCCCTTTCGAGCCCCTCCGGGCACATCTCCTCCAAGGCTGACCTGGCGTACGTCCAGTGGGCCCACTCCAGGGGATACAGGGTCTGGGCCCTGGTGTCCAATGGTTTTGACCCCAGGATGACCTCGGAGTTCCTGGGAGACAGTGAAGCCAGGGACTTCTTCACAAGACAACTCCTGGCCTACTCGGCCCTTTACGGCCTTGACGGCATCAACGTGGACTTTGAGAACATGTACATGGAGGACAGGGCCCAGTTCGTGCAGTTCCTCCGGGAGCTGGTGCCCCCCGCCCATGAACAGGGCTTGGTGGTTTCGGTGGATGTAACGGTTCGTTCGAACAACCCCAACTGGTCCCTGTGCTACGACAGGACCGCCATTGGCCAAGTGGCTGACTACGTAGTACTCATGGCCTATGACCAGTATGCCGCTGGCTCCCCCTCCCCCGGTCCTGTCGCCTCCATCCCTTGGACGGAGTGGGCCATCACCAGAACACTGGAAGAGGTGCCTCCCGAACGCCTTATCCTAGGCATCCCCTTCTACACCCGTATCTGGAGGAACGAGGGAGGGAAGCACACCTCTACAGCCTACGGCATCGGCAGGGCCCACTCCATCATGCTCGAGAAGGGCGCCGGCGTGGTGCTGGATGAGGAAACCGGGCTTCACTTCGGCCAGTATGAGGAGGGCGGGTCAGGCTACGTGGCATGGCTGGAGGACGCCGCCACCTTGAGACAGCGGGTGGAACTGGTGAACCAGTACAGGCTGGCTGGAGTCGCCTCGTGGCGCAGGGGCCTAGAGCCCGGATGGGCCTGGACCGTGATAGCCGATGTGCTGAGGGGCCCCAGGTGA
- a CDS encoding branched-chain amino acid ABC transporter permease: MTSASATGYRAGLSWKTRRLLGRVSLLGWLSGALAAVIVEHLLGRGLALRLGLGSIPLLFGVTDILRQPLMIPSTSVYVLLVYLLPIALVASVTAPALNRVAGRLLGMSTWLSIITHLAIAYTVLDLWCALNDYRLLIVKLMLVAVMITLSLNIVNGYMGEFCCSHPGFMALGAYSSSVFTVLFFVDDDVFGAALLPPALAPFLFPLALLAGGLVAAAGALAVAIPSFRTRGDYLAVISLAFTFIVKSFIENLEIIGGPRGFMSQPDLASLPVVFAWTVICMAVINNYVRSTLGKALNAVRDDETAANAMTVDTRHTKMTAFLFSAFWAGVAGGLFAHIMRYVNPATFGVQKLAEVLAMLYFGGLNSVIGSVVGAVGFTLFSEALRPLEIYKWVIIPVLLILIMMFRPTGLLGFRDFDVRKTLSPRDIRERGGRTVASG, translated from the coding sequence ATGACATCCGCGAGCGCCACGGGATATCGTGCCGGTCTCTCCTGGAAGACCCGGAGGCTTCTGGGCAGGGTATCCCTCCTGGGCTGGCTCTCCGGCGCGCTGGCCGCCGTTATTGTGGAACACCTCTTAGGCCGCGGGCTGGCACTCCGCCTTGGCCTGGGTTCCATCCCCCTCCTGTTTGGAGTCACGGACATCCTGAGGCAGCCCCTGATGATCCCTAGCACATCTGTGTATGTCCTCCTGGTGTACCTTCTTCCCATAGCCCTCGTAGCGTCCGTGACAGCACCAGCGTTGAACAGGGTCGCCGGCAGGCTGCTGGGCATGTCCACGTGGCTGTCCATCATCACGCACCTGGCCATTGCCTACACCGTTTTAGACCTGTGGTGCGCCCTGAATGACTACCGCCTCCTCATCGTCAAGCTAATGCTGGTAGCCGTGATGATCACCCTCAGCCTGAACATTGTCAATGGCTACATGGGTGAGTTCTGCTGCTCTCACCCGGGCTTCATGGCCCTGGGAGCCTATTCGTCCTCCGTGTTCACCGTGCTCTTCTTCGTTGACGACGACGTGTTCGGCGCGGCACTCCTCCCCCCGGCCCTTGCCCCATTCTTGTTCCCCTTGGCCCTGCTGGCCGGCGGGTTGGTGGCGGCGGCGGGCGCCCTGGCCGTGGCAATACCGTCCTTCAGAACCCGCGGTGACTACCTGGCCGTGATATCCCTAGCCTTCACCTTCATAGTCAAGAGCTTCATTGAGAACTTGGAGATCATTGGGGGGCCCAGAGGGTTCATGAGCCAGCCCGACCTGGCATCCCTGCCCGTGGTATTCGCCTGGACGGTCATCTGTATGGCAGTAATCAACAACTACGTGCGTTCCACCTTGGGAAAGGCCCTGAATGCCGTGAGGGATGACGAGACCGCCGCCAACGCCATGACCGTGGACACCCGTCACACAAAGATGACGGCGTTCCTGTTCTCCGCCTTCTGGGCAGGGGTAGCCGGCGGGCTCTTCGCCCACATCATGCGCTACGTGAACCCGGCTACCTTCGGAGTCCAGAAGCTGGCCGAGGTCCTGGCCATGCTCTACTTCGGCGGCTTGAACTCGGTGATAGGCTCCGTGGTGGGCGCAGTTGGCTTCACGCTCTTCAGCGAGGCCCTTCGCCCCCTGGAGATATACAAGTGGGTCATCATCCCTGTGCTTCTCATCCTGATCATGATGTTTCGCCCCACAGGGCTGCTGGGCTTCCGGGACTTTGACGTGCGAAAGACCCTGAGCCCCAGGGACATTCGGGAAAGGGGGGGCAGGACCGTTGCTTCAGGTTGA
- a CDS encoding ABC transporter ATP-binding protein — protein sequence MLAVENLRVSYDRIRALHGVDFRVDEGEIVCIIGANGAGKSTTLRAISRLVPVEPGTRMTYMQKNLLEYTPDKVVSILGMSHVPEGRRIFENLTVMENLRLAAFARRDHRAVETDLERVFSIFPRLKERASQKAGTLSGGEQQMLAVGRAFVSGRKMMLLDEPSMGLAPLLMAGVFQALKEINREGTTILLVEQNARMALKFAQRGYVLENGVLVLQGPTQELLQDPEVKRAYLGG from the coding sequence GTGCTGGCAGTGGAAAACCTGAGGGTTTCGTACGACAGGATCAGGGCGCTGCACGGTGTCGACTTCCGGGTGGACGAGGGAGAGATAGTGTGCATAATCGGCGCCAATGGAGCGGGCAAGAGCACCACGCTCCGGGCCATCTCCCGGCTGGTGCCTGTGGAGCCCGGCACCAGGATGACCTACATGCAGAAGAACCTTCTGGAGTATACCCCAGACAAGGTGGTAAGCATCCTGGGCATGTCCCACGTGCCAGAGGGCAGGCGCATCTTCGAGAACCTCACCGTCATGGAGAACCTCAGGCTGGCGGCCTTCGCCAGGAGGGATCACAGGGCTGTGGAAACCGACCTGGAGAGGGTGTTCTCCATCTTCCCCAGGCTAAAGGAGAGGGCGTCCCAGAAGGCAGGCACCCTCAGCGGCGGGGAGCAGCAGATGCTGGCGGTGGGAAGGGCCTTCGTGAGCGGGAGAAAGATGATGCTCCTGGACGAGCCGTCCATGGGCCTGGCTCCCCTGCTGATGGCCGGTGTCTTCCAGGCGCTGAAGGAGATCAACCGGGAGGGCACCACCATTCTCCTCGTGGAACAGAACGCCCGGATGGCCCTGAAGTTCGCCCAGAGGGGCTATGTCCTGGAGAATGGCGTGCTCGTTCTCCAGGGACCCACCCAGGAACTGCTGCAGGACCCCGAGGTAAAAAGGGCATACCTGGGAGGATAA
- a CDS encoding ABC transporter ATP-binding protein codes for MTHYFGGLRAVHNYSLRVEPGQIKGLIGPNGAGKTTIFNLITGIYRPTQGAISFLDASIVGLEPHRIASLGICRTFQNMRLWRHMSVLDHVRMACYSRLTYGLKGAFFGTPHRYREEAAIEQKSRHLLEMLGVARFADQIITALPYGAQRRVEVARALATEPKVLLLDEPTAGMNPEEMVEMVRTIRHIHEELGLSIFLIEHRMRVVMDLCESLQTLVFGEVIAEGNPDEIRGNPDVIDAYLGKEVDT; via the coding sequence ATGACTCACTACTTCGGTGGCCTAAGGGCCGTCCACAACTACAGCCTTCGCGTAGAACCGGGGCAGATCAAGGGGCTCATCGGACCTAACGGCGCTGGCAAGACCACCATATTCAACCTGATCACCGGTATCTACAGGCCGACCCAAGGTGCGATCTCCTTCTTAGATGCCAGCATCGTGGGACTGGAGCCCCACCGCATTGCGTCCCTGGGCATCTGCAGGACCTTCCAGAACATGAGGCTCTGGCGACACATGTCTGTCCTGGACCACGTGAGGATGGCCTGCTATTCCAGGCTCACCTATGGCTTGAAGGGCGCCTTCTTCGGCACGCCCCACCGGTACAGGGAGGAGGCCGCCATCGAGCAGAAGTCCCGGCACCTCCTGGAGATGCTTGGGGTGGCCAGGTTCGCCGACCAGATCATAACAGCACTCCCCTACGGGGCGCAGAGACGGGTCGAGGTGGCCAGGGCGTTGGCGACCGAACCCAAGGTGCTCCTCCTTGATGAACCTACCGCCGGGATGAACCCCGAGGAAATGGTGGAGATGGTGCGTACCATAAGGCACATCCACGAGGAACTGGGGCTGTCCATCTTCCTCATAGAGCACCGCATGCGCGTTGTGATGGACCTGTGCGAATCCCTCCAGACCCTGGTCTTCGGTGAGGTCATAGCCGAGGGCAACCCGGACGAGATACGTGGGAACCCTGATGTCATCGACGCCTACCTGGGCAAGGAGGTTGATACCTAG
- a CDS encoding branched-chain amino acid ABC transporter permease, which translates to MGFVMQNIVNALQWGSFYAVIALGYSMVYSVLMLFNFAHGDIFMTGAYIGFFVSTGLLALSSLGYVVLPHWLILPLTIILAMFLTATVGMLVERVAYRPLRGAPRASAALTGLMVGIILQTLNLALLGARRRTFPLLIETETFQIGLASVTNTRIMIVLVSLLMMLVLHQFVKRTKWGMAMRAMAYDFAAIPLMGVPINTIALLAFGLGSALAAVAGILFGIAYPVLEPYMGMLVGWKAFVAAILGGRGSVMGAALAGFLLGFIEIFVAAVFPSTLRDLIAYSIILVILTFKPHGFFGESYSARLRL; encoded by the coding sequence ATGGGCTTCGTGATGCAGAACATCGTTAACGCCCTCCAGTGGGGCAGCTTCTACGCCGTCATCGCCCTGGGCTATTCCATGGTGTACAGCGTGCTGATGCTGTTCAACTTCGCCCACGGCGACATCTTCATGACTGGGGCCTACATAGGGTTCTTCGTTTCCACAGGACTTCTTGCCCTGTCTTCCCTGGGCTACGTGGTCCTGCCTCACTGGCTAATCCTGCCCCTCACCATCATCCTGGCGATGTTTCTCACCGCAACGGTGGGCATGCTCGTGGAGAGGGTCGCCTACAGGCCCCTGCGCGGGGCACCCAGGGCATCCGCTGCGCTTACCGGTCTGATGGTGGGCATCATCCTGCAAACCTTGAACCTGGCCTTGCTCGGCGCGAGGCGGCGCACATTCCCCTTGCTCATCGAGACCGAGACGTTCCAGATAGGCCTTGCCAGCGTCACCAACACACGGATCATGATAGTACTGGTATCCCTGCTGATGATGCTGGTACTTCACCAGTTCGTGAAAAGGACGAAGTGGGGCATGGCTATGAGGGCAATGGCCTATGACTTCGCGGCCATACCCCTGATGGGGGTCCCCATTAACACCATAGCGCTGCTGGCCTTCGGGCTGGGCTCCGCGCTGGCAGCTGTGGCCGGGATCCTCTTCGGCATTGCCTACCCGGTGCTGGAGCCCTACATGGGGATGCTCGTGGGTTGGAAGGCCTTTGTCGCCGCCATCCTAGGCGGCCGGGGCTCAGTGATGGGTGCGGCCCTAGCCGGCTTCTTGCTGGGTTTCATTGAGATCTTCGTGGCCGCGGTATTTCCTTCCACCCTGCGTGATCTCATTGCCTATTCCATCATCCTGGTTATCCTGACCTTCAAACCCCACGGCTTCTTCGGGGAGTCTTACAGCGCCCGCCTGAGGCTCTAG
- a CDS encoding NUDIX hydrolase, with translation MRRRYPEAPLVGLGAILFRQDEVLLVKRGKDPGSGIWTLPGGLLEVGETVREGTAREVMEECGLDVEVLDLVETVERILIDRAGQVEYHYVILDFLARWKAGEVVPASDVTDARWVQESALGNYRVSLETQRVISKAREMWNGRHEGSPS, from the coding sequence ATGAGGCGTCGCTACCCTGAGGCCCCCCTTGTGGGGCTAGGGGCTATCCTGTTCAGGCAAGATGAGGTTCTCCTGGTCAAGAGGGGCAAGGACCCAGGAAGCGGCATCTGGACCCTGCCAGGAGGGCTTCTCGAGGTTGGAGAAACGGTGAGAGAGGGCACCGCCAGGGAGGTCATGGAGGAGTGCGGCCTCGATGTGGAGGTCTTGGATCTGGTGGAGACGGTGGAAAGGATCCTCATCGACCGGGCCGGGCAAGTGGAATACCACTATGTGATCCTTGACTTCCTGGCCCGTTGGAAGGCCGGTGAGGTGGTGCCTGCCAGCGATGTGACAGATGCGAGATGGGTCCAGGAGTCCGCCTTGGGTAACTACCGGGTATCCCTGGAGACCCAGAGGGTCATCAGCAAGGCCAGGGAGATGTGGAATGGGAGGCACGAGGGGAGCCCATCTTGA
- a CDS encoding ABC transporter substrate-binding protein, whose amino-acid sequence MSRTFMVILCLVALICAGCGSPASTTQPVIKIGINAEMTGDIPKVGEGTKFAAQMWLEDIEAAGGLEVGGKKYKVELVIEDNESKAESAVAVQTKMISQDRVLVIVGPQASKQAIPAGEVANNLETPMISPWSTNPRTTLDRPWVFRACFLDSFQGPVIANFVTEEYGFTKAAVLYDVASDYPKGLAEYFKQAWEKLHGPGSVVAYESFTTKDRDFSAQITKIIGSGAEFFFTPQYYDEVPLILKQARELGWDNPIVGSDSWGSAELVNLAGDLCYGLFFPTHYAAAGATGATKEFIDRYEAKHGYIPDDVAALTWDSMLLVQKAIQDTGEITGDLAKDRKNVRDALAQIKDFEGITGKLTFTEDGDPIKAAVIVRISDQGEFEFYGYASP is encoded by the coding sequence GTGTCCAGGACATTTATGGTGATCCTGTGTTTGGTTGCCCTCATTTGCGCTGGCTGCGGCTCCCCAGCCTCTACCACACAACCCGTTATAAAGATCGGCATTAACGCTGAAATGACCGGCGATATCCCCAAAGTGGGAGAAGGCACCAAATTCGCAGCTCAAATGTGGTTAGAGGACATTGAGGCGGCGGGCGGCCTTGAGGTGGGGGGCAAGAAGTACAAGGTGGAACTGGTGATTGAGGATAACGAGTCAAAGGCTGAGTCGGCCGTGGCCGTGCAGACCAAGATGATAAGCCAGGACAGGGTCCTGGTGATAGTGGGCCCCCAGGCATCAAAACAGGCTATACCCGCGGGTGAGGTGGCCAACAACCTTGAGACTCCCATGATCAGCCCCTGGTCCACGAACCCCCGCACCACATTGGATAGGCCGTGGGTGTTCAGGGCATGCTTCCTGGACTCCTTCCAGGGCCCCGTGATTGCCAACTTCGTCACAGAGGAGTATGGGTTCACCAAGGCTGCGGTACTCTACGACGTGGCCAGCGACTACCCTAAGGGCCTTGCTGAATACTTCAAGCAGGCCTGGGAGAAGTTACATGGGCCCGGCTCGGTTGTGGCATATGAGAGTTTCACCACCAAGGACAGGGACTTCAGCGCCCAGATAACAAAGATCATCGGCTCCGGCGCGGAGTTCTTCTTCACCCCACAGTACTACGACGAGGTGCCCCTCATACTGAAGCAAGCGCGGGAGTTGGGCTGGGATAACCCCATAGTCGGCAGCGACAGCTGGGGTTCCGCTGAACTCGTAAACCTGGCAGGTGACCTCTGCTACGGGTTGTTCTTCCCCACACACTACGCCGCAGCTGGGGCCACTGGCGCCACCAAGGAGTTCATCGATCGCTACGAGGCCAAGCACGGCTATATCCCCGATGACGTGGCCGCGCTGACCTGGGACTCGATGCTCCTGGTCCAGAAGGCCATCCAGGATACCGGCGAGATCACCGGTGATCTGGCTAAGGACAGAAAGAACGTCCGTGATGCCTTGGCCCAGATAAAGGACTTCGAAGGGATCACCGGCAAGCTAACCTTCACCGAGGATGGCGACCCAATCAAGGCCGCGGTCATAGTGCGTATCAGTGACCAGGGCGAGTTCGAGTTCTACGGCTACGCGAGCCCCTGA